From a single Rutidosis leptorrhynchoides isolate AG116_Rl617_1_P2 chromosome 5, CSIRO_AGI_Rlap_v1, whole genome shotgun sequence genomic region:
- the LOC139847057 gene encoding uncharacterized protein: MDSENVKMEVSALRHHLSDKAEHLPIKKRRFLFTDSAPPPTNTVSSEGTETVAAGQCSSSQEVLPKPDESCPPDASFAAPDLCQTSNIESKVDGEELVNASNKAGEVKDTIETSLVDKIACGNSLGGVSDLHESSEIVLHDIKSLEPEPIGAVEFRANSVKLENLCAKGNDYPIPITHPKDVDSSKIDTAIVNDSCSHAPLESECSKMNQEISVQAQNSAALDDRLNWDLNTVMDAWEEPVEECNHNVNTAEGISINTEQENQDLPVEIKSLTPKCEQSELVESKPAVKMLCPVTYIAPHVEVNKIQSLHNLPSPTDSIPVAVPCSTHSFDVSAKREKITGTGFSLDYNIIPSFDSYLKEKENAVSSKTESSGNNSFNHAITNTANTTENEKLKLSLVTVAALGDGVHQSGITFDEDDKSKVKRVITSNGNVVLPKFVSSESSVDHSLKTIRTNENNNINLSLVTAPSQENGVLQIGSSFVEDDDKAKVKRVIATNGDCKKEIQTTGNAISVLQSSVLPEGEKQPVVAVSSKCDAYNVAHMSMNDGKHESPSQYPTDLDRYNKVVCNYENFPNDVQARSEVDNIDERSCGYDSQFEDGEFRETSIQTWEGYEGEDKEIEHRMGYTGGLDARRNGSTSAPESSSRIRYPEVGSQKGADEISSVLLPEKLEGSDQVSGSEPNETGNGTTTEVSMKDASQSDQWKMNVSGGSDLLPENHASSSRMKDLSSIRYSSRFGRYGPQTEDHDTKPEDSSRFCRREPSTRDAFLTRSRFHMQGCSSSNVDDSPSRSVRDLGALRSSIRRGPPSSRGGGTWNRSPPFRPSFRRPINEDGASVDNMTNEVGIDQNVARQSFRSRLLANREEDEFRARLGLRPTGDTSRNRTLNLDRGRSLRYASRNNDGGPRGRYNGPANDEPSMRYSRSFDVRRRCISGSTSPVSRTRSPINDGFRRRSRSPNFRPDTRIRRPRSPDYRPGFEPNMEARNDNSPPTSRWVNYKGRTTMFDRRTPPPPINERLSFYDSSRKSTQNENYRSGPTGRVSVLHGTGRGGLRYLENDDESPDNGYRRGGFVRPRYEMGRSVKHGYEPRH; encoded by the exons ATGGATTCTGAAAATGTGAAG ATGGAAGTGTCTGCTCTTAGACATCACTTAAGTGATAAAGCTGAACATTTGCCAATCAAGAAAAGGAGATTTTTGTTTACGGATTCAGCGCCACCACCGACTAACACTGTTTCCTCTGAGGGGACAGAAACTGTTGCTGCAGGTCAATGCTCTTCCAGTCAAGAGGTTCTGCCAAAACCGGATGAAAGTTGCCCACCTGATGCATCGTTCGCAGCACCCGATTTGTGTCAAACTAGTAATATAGAAAGTAAAGTGGATGGAGAAGAGTTAGTAAATGCTAGCAACAAAGCTGGCGAGGTTAAAGATACTATCGAGACGTCTTTAGTAGATAAAATTGCCTGCGGTAACAGTTTGGGAGGTGTTAGTGATCTTCATGAAAGCTCAGAAATAGTTTTACATGATATCAAGAGTCTTGAACCTGAACCTATAGGTGCTGTAGAATTTAGAGCAAACAGTGTGAAATTGGAAAATTTGTGTGCTAAAGGAAATGATTACCCTATACCAATAACTCATCCGAAAGACGTTGACTCATCTAAGATAGATACGGCTATAGTGAATGATTCCTGTTCACATGCTCCTTTAGAATCAGAATGTAGCAAGATGAATCAAGAAATTAGTGTTCAGGCACAAAACTCTGCTGCCCTGGATGACAGGTTAAATTGGGACTTGAATACAGTAATGGATGCATGGGAAGAACCTGTAGAAGAATGTAATCATAATGTAAACACTGCTGAGGGAATAAGCATCAACACCGAGCAAGAAAATCAAGATTTACCTGTTGAAATAAAAAGTTTGACTCCTAAATGTGAACAATCAGAGCTGGTTGAATCTAAACCAGCAGTTAAAATGCTGTGCCCTGTTACTTATATTGCTCCTCATGTTGAAGTCAATAAGATTCAGTCTTTGCACAATCTACCTAGTCCTACCGATTCAATTCCCGTTGCTGTTCCTTGTAGTACTCACTCATTTGATGTGTCTGCAAAGCGTGAAAAGATTACTGGAACAGGTTTTTCGTTGGACTATAATATCATACCTAGTTTTGATTCTTActtgaaagaaaaggaaaatgccGTTTCATCTAAAACTGAAAGTTCTGGGAATAATAGTTTTAATCATGCTATCACTAACACTGCAAACACAACTGAGAACGAGAAACTGAAGTTATCTCTTGTAACTGTGGCTGCTCTTGGAGATGGTGTTCATCAGAGTGGaattacttttgatgaagatgataaaagTAAGGTCAAAAGGGTAATTACTAGCAATGGGAATGTTGTTTTACCTAAATTTGTTAGTTCTGAGAGTAGTGTTGATCATAGTTTAAAAACCATACGTACAAATGAGAACAATAATATAAATCTATCACTTGTCACTGCACCCTCTCAAGAAAATGGAGTCCTTCAGATTGGAAGtagttttgttgaagatgatgataaagCCAAGGTCAAAAGAGTAATTGCAACCAATGGGGATTGTAAAAAAGAAATTCAGACTACTGGTAATGCAATTTCTGTCTTACAATCTTCTGTATTACCTGAAGGTGAGAAACAACCTGTTGTTGCAGTTTCTTCAAAATGTGATGCGTATAATGTTGCCCATATGTCAATGAACGATGGTAAACATGAATCACCTTCTCAATACCCGACTGATCTTGATCGTTATAACAAAGTGGTTTGCAATTATGAGAATTTTCCAAATGACGTTCAAGCAAGAAGTGAAGTTGATAACATAGATGAGCGTTCGTGTGGGTATGATTCACAATTTGAAGATGGAGAATTTAGGGAAACAAGCATACAAACGTGGGAAGGTTATGAAGGGGAAGATAAAGAAATTGAACATCGTATGGGTTACACAGGTGGTCTTGATGCCCGTCGAAATGGGTCAACATCTGCACCCGAAAGCTCATCAAGAATACGATACCCTGAGGTCGGGTctcaaaagggagcagatgaaattTCTAGTGTACTATTACCAGAAAAACTTGAAGGCAGTGACCAAGTATCGGGTTCTGAACCAAACGAGACAGGAAATGGTACAACAACAGAGGTTAGTATGAAAGATGCAAGCCAATCAGATCAATGGAAGATGAACGTATCGGGGGGATCTGATCTGTTGCCTGAGAATCATGCTTCTTCAAGTAGAATGAAAGACTTGAGCAGTATTAGATATTCCTCTAGGTTCGGGAGGTATGGCCCACAAACAGAAGATCATGATACAAAGCCTGAAGATTCTTCAAGATTCTGTAGGAGAGAACCTTCAACTCGTGATGCGTTTTTGACAAGGAGTAGATTTCATATGCAAGGGTGCAG CTCCAGCAATGTTGATGACTCGCCTTCCAGATCGGTTAGAGACTTGGGTGCACTAAGATCATCCATTAGACGGGGCCCTCCTAGTAGTCGTGGAGGTGGTACGTGGAACCGGTCCCCTCCTTTTCGTCCATCTTTCCGCCGTCCAATAAATGAAGATGGTGCATCTGTTGATAATATGACAAATGAAGTTGGTATCGATCAAAATGTCGCCCGTCAATCTTTCAGAAGCAGATTACTTGCAAATCGAGAAGAAGATGAATTCCGTGCACGTTTAGGTTTGAGACCAACCGGGGACACGTCTCGAAATCGGACTTTGAATTTGGATCGAGGAAGATCATTAAGATATGCTTCACGAAATAATGATGGTGGGCCCAGAGGACGATACAATGGACCCGCAAACGATGAACCTTCAATGAGATATTCACGCTCTTTTGATGTGAGACGTAGGTGTATTTCTGGATCAACATCTCCAGTATCCCGAACTCGGTCCCCAATTAATGATGGGTTTAGACGTCGAAGTAGATCTCCTAATTTCCGGCCCGATACTAGAATCCGAAGGCCCAGATCTCCTGATTATCGACCCGGTTTTGAACCAAATATGGAAGCAAGAAACGATAATTCGCCTCCTACTTCAAGATGGGTAAATTATAAGGGGCGAACTACAATGTTCGACAGGAGAACACCACCACCACCGATTAATGAGAGACTTAGTTTCTATGATTCGTCAAGAAAATCAACACAGAATGAGAATTATAGATCGGGGCCCACTGGAAGGGTTTCTGTGCTTCATGGAACGGGAAGAGGTGGGCTCAGGTACTTGGAAAACGATGATGAATCACCAGATAATGGGTATAGGCGTGGTGGGTTTGTTAGGCCTCGATATGAAATGGGTCGATCTGTTAAACATGGTTACGAGCCCAGACATTAA